The Ferrovibrio sp. MS7 sequence CGACCAAGACCAAGGGCCGCAGCGGCATGTTCGCCAATCTCAACCGCGGCAAGCGTGGTGTTGTGCTGGACCTGCAGACGGAGGAGGGGCGCGAACTCTGCCTCAAGCTGGTCGAGCGCGCTGATATCGTGCTGCATTCCATGCGCAAGCCGGCGATCGAACGGCTGCGGCTGAATTATGAAACCGTTTCGGCGGTCAATCCTGGCGTCATTTATGCCAGCCTCTATGGCTATGGCCGCGAGGGCCGCTATTCCGGCCGTGCCGCCTATGACGATACGATCCAAGCGGTGAGCGGCATGGCGATGCTGCAGGCCGAGATCAATCCCGAGCCGCAATATGTCACTACCGTGCTTGGCGACAAGGTCAGTGCCTTGAGCGCTGCCTATGCGCTGATGGCCGCCCTGTTCCACCGCCAGCGCGGCGGCAAGGGGCAGGAAATCGAAGTGCCGATGTTCGAGATCATGGCGTCTTTCCTGCTCGCCGAGCATATCGCTGGCGCTGCCTATGTTCCGCCGCTGACCCGACCGGTCTATACCCGAACCGTCACGCCCTACCGCCGGCCCTACAAGACCGCCGACGGCTATATCTCGGTGCTGGTTTACAATGACAAGCAGTGGCAGCGCTTTGCCGCTTTGGCCGGACGGCCAGACCTGGCCAAGGACGAACGTTTCATCAGCCAGTCGCAACGCAGCGTCAATATAGCCGCCTTCTGCGAATTCGTTGCCGAGACCATAGCGCAGAAGACCTCCGCCGAATGGATGGAGCTGCTGAACGAGGCCGAGATCCCGGTAGCGCGGCTGAACGAGATGGCGGATCTCTATACCGATCCTCACCTTGCCGATGTCGGCTTTTTCCGCACCCTGCAGGATCCGTTGGATGGCGCGATGCTGTTTCCTGAGAGTCCGGTGCGTTTCTCCGATACGCCTGGCGGTTTCGAGCGTGCCGGGCCGATGCTGGGCGAGCATACAGCGGAGGTGCTGCGCGAACTCGGCATCAGCGATGCGGAATTGGAAGGATACGAACAGCGCGGCGCGATCCGGCGCTGGAGTGGAAAGGCCTGAGCATGAGTGAGATTCTTTACGAGCGCAGTGGCGCTGTTGCCATCATCACCATCAATCGGCCTGAGCAGCGCAATGCCATCAGCAAGGCCGTGCGCAGCGGCCTGCGTGAAGCCTTCGAGCGTTTCGAGGCCGAGGACGATGCCCTGGTGGCGATTCTCACCGGTACCGGGGAGAAAGCTTTCTGTGCCGGCATGGACCTCAAGGAAGCCGCCGATACCATGATCGGCGTGCCACCACGTGGTTTCATTCCGGTGCTGGGCGATAGCGTGCATGTCACCAAGCCGGTGATCGCGGCGGTGAACGGCGTGGCCTATGCCGGCGGCTGGCTGCTGGCGCAGATGTGCGATCTTTGCATCGCTTCCGAGACGGCCACATTCGCCATCACTGAAGGCAAGGTGGGGCGCGGCATGCCCTGGGCGACGCCGCTGGCCAATATGATACCGCAGCGCATCATGATGGAGCTGCTGCTTACCGGCGATCCCATCGACGCCAAGCGCGCGCATGCGATTGGCTTCGTCAACCATGTGGTGCCGCCGACCGAACTGATGCCGGCTGCCATCGCCATGGCCGAGCGGATCGCGGCTTGTGCCCCCTTGACCGTGCGGGCGGCGCGCGAGACCGTGTATCTTGCTGCCGAGATGGGGCGTTCTGCGGCGCTGCGCGCTGCCAATCACGTCTTCGACCGCGTCTATCGCAGCGAAGATGCCCAGGAAGGCCCGCGCGCCTTCAAGGAGAAACGCAAGCCGCAATGGCGGGGTCGCTGACCGCGTCGGCCAAAAAAGAATAAGCCGGGGGAGACATGACGGGATTATTGAAACGCTATGGAAAGCTGGAAACGGCTTTTCTCTACCTCACCAGCTTTGGGCTGTTTCTGATCATGATGGTGATCGTGGTCGATGTGGTGCTGCGCTACATGTTCAATGCGCCCTTAAGCTGGTCTTTCGACCTGATCTCGATGTACCTGGTGACGCTGGTCTTCTTCCCGGCTCTTGCCGATACCTTCAGCCGTGGCGGCCATATCAAGGTGGACATGTTCGATGCTTTCCGCCGCACCAAGGTCTTCGCTTTCTTCGAGATCGTCGGCTACTGCACCGCCATCGTCTTTTTCTCGCTGATCTTCTGGAAGATGGCGGAAACCGGCTGGGAAGCCTTCATCGAGAAGGAAGTGGTGGATGGTGCGATCCCGTGGCCGACCTGGCCGCCGCAGGCCTTCGGCGCGGTCGGCGTCGGATTGCTGCTGATCAGCATGGCGGTCGGCATCGTGCTGCGGGCCCAGGCTCTGATGGAGGGGCGTGTATTTGAGGCACAAGGTGAGCATCACCACGCCGGGGAGCATGTAGAATGATTGTCGCGGCTGGTCTCATCGCGCTTTTCGCGCTGCTGATTTTTGGCATGCCGGTTGCCTTCTCGCTCGGCATTGCCGGCATGATCGGGCTCTACCTCAAGGGCGGTCTGGACATGGTGCTGGGTATCCTGCGCACCACGCCGATCTCCACCACCTCGTCCTATGAACTCATCACCGTACCGATGTTCATGCTGATGGCAGAGTTCATCATCGTCAGCCGCATCGCCGAGGAATTGTTCGACAGCGCCAAGGTCTGGCTTGGTCGCACGCCAGCGGGCCTGGCCATTTCAACGGCCCTGGCCGGTGCCGGTTTCGGCGCCATCTCCGGTTCATCCACGGCTTCAGCGGCGACGTTGTCGGGCACCAGCATCCCGGCGATGATCCGGCATAAATACGATCCGCGACTGGCTTCTGGCGTGGTGGCGATTTCCGGCACGCTTGCCATGCTGATTCCGCCATCCATCGCCATCGTGCTCTATGGTCTGATCGCCCAGGTGAGCATTTCCAAGCTGCTGATTGCCGGCATCATCCCCGGCATCCTGGTGACCGCCGTAATCATCCTCACGGTGCTGGTGCTGGTGGCGATCAATCCCTCCCATGCGCCGGCGGGCTCGAGCTACTCTATGCGCGAGAAGTTGGCGTCGCTCCGCGTGGTTGGCCCGATGCTGGCCCTCATCATGCTGGTGACGGGCTGCATCTATCTCGGTATTGCCACACCCACAGAAGCCGCCAGCCTTGGTGCCTTCGGCGCCATGGTGATTGCCGCGATCCGTGGCCGCCTTAACTTCAAGACCTGCCTGCAGGCCCTGTTCAATGCCTCGCGCACCACTTGCATGATCATTCTGATCGTGATCTGCGCGCAGGTGTTCGGCTACTACTTCACCCTTACCGGCTTCACCCAGGATCTGGTTTCCTATGTCGGCGGCCTGGATGTATCGCGCTGGGTGATTTTCTGCCTGATCATCCTGCTTTATCTGGCGCTCGGCTGCATCATGGACCAGATTGCGATTCTGTTCCTCACCGTGCCGGTGGTGCTGCCGGTGATGACCGCTCTGGGCTTCGATCCGATCTGGTTCGGCATCATCATCATCGTCACAGCCGAGGTCGGTCTGGTCACGCCGCCGGTGGGCCTGAATGTTTTCGTGGTTTCGGCCTATTCCAAGATACCGGTTAAGGATATCTTCATCGGCGTGGCGCCGCATGTGGCAGCGCATCTGCTGGTGATCTTCCTGTTGGCGGCATTCCCGGGCCTGGTCCTCTGGCTGCCATCAACCATCTCGCAATAGGCATATGGGTAGAGGCGACGAGGCAGCGGAAACCGGGCGAGGCAATAGTCGCATCGCCTGGTATGCGCTGAGCGTCGCCTTTTTCTTTGTGCTGGTATCGCGCGGCGTGATCGATACCTGGATGGTGTTCCTGCTGCCGATTGAGCAGGAGTTCAATGTCAACCGCCAGCTCACGGCCGGCGTGTTCTCCACCTATATGCTGGCCACTGGGCTGAGTGCACCGCTGGCCGGATTGATGTTGCGCCGCTTCGGCTATCGCCTTTGCTACTGCTTGGGCCTCGCACTCATCGCCCTGGCCAATTTCATTGCTTCGCGTGCCCATGGCATGCTGGAGTTGTATCTTTGCATCGGGATCCTGTCTTCCATCGGCATTTCAGCCATTGGCGTGGTGCCGGCATCGGCGCTGATCGGCCGCTGGTTCAGGCATCGCATGTCGGTGGCGATGGGCGCGGTATATGCTGGGCTTGGCACCGGGTCGCTGCTGCTGGTGCCCCTGGCTCAGTGGCTGATCGAACTGCAAGGCTGGCGCGCCACGTATATCCTGATGGCCAGCAGCGTTGCCGTGTTGGCGCTGATTGCGCTGATACTGCCCTGGCGTACCCTGGAAGGCGGCAATGCCGAGCCGATAGTTGCCGCTGGCAGCGGCGGTACAGCCAGCCCGCCTGAAGGCATCACCCTGCGCCAAGCCATCCGGTGCCGGGAATTCATCGGCCTGTTCATCTCTTTCGGCTGCACCGGGCTTGGCATGTATATCGTGGTGGTGCAGGCGGTACCGTTCCTGATCGATGGCGGTGTCTCGCCGCTCAAGGCTGCGACGGCGTATGGCCTGTGCGGCATGCTGTCGGTGGGCGGCGTCATCATCACCGGCTGGCTGTCGGATCGCTTCGGCCTGCGACCGGTGGCCTTGGCGAGCTTCGCCTGCACATTTGGCGGCATACTCTGCCTCCTCGGCCTGAGCTTCGGTGTTTCGGAAATACTGCTGGCCAGCTATGTCGCCTGTTTCGGTATTGCGCAGGGTGCGCGCGGGCCGATTGTCGCCACGCTCTCGAATCGGCTGTTTCCCGGCCCGTCTGCCGCCGCGATCTATGGCGTCATCTATGCGTCCAGCAATATCGGCGCTGGCGGCGGCGCCTGGCTTTCCGGCTTGCTGCATGACATGACTGGCAGCTATCGGCCGGCATTGCTGCTGGCGGCAGTGATCATCTTTAGCGCGGCGATGCCCTTCGCTTTTGTGCGTGCCTTCCGGGCGCCACAGCCAGTGCAGCCGCTAACATGAAGAGGGGTGAGCAGTATGTCTGGCGAGATTGTGGTGCCGCGGCTGGCGGCGTCTCTGATCATCCTGCGTGATGGTGCCCAAGGGATTGAGGCCTTGCTGGTTGAGCGGACCGGCAAGGCCAGCTTCGCCGCAGGCAAGTTCGTGTTTCCCGGCGGCACTGTGGACCAGGAAAGCGATGCGGCATTGGCGCCGGATATCGAGGATGGTGCCTTGCGAGCCGCTGCGATACGCGAAACCTATGAGGAAAGCGGCCTGTTGATTGTCGAGCCGGAGCCGCGCGACGTTGCGCCAGGCCAGGATTTTGCTGCTCTTTGCCGCGCCAGTGGTTTCGCGCCGGCCACGCACCGCCTGGTACGTTTTGCCCATTGGATCACCCCGATCACCCAGCCGAAACGCTTCGATACTCATTTCTACCTGGCAGCGGCGCCGAATGCGCAGGTTGCTCAGGCGGATCAGCGCGAAGTGATGTCGGCGGTGTGGCGTCAGCCCCGCGCCGTGGTCGCTGCCGCCGAGGCGGAAGAACTCGATCTGATGTTCGCCACCTATATGAATTTGCGCTGGCTGTCGCGTTTCGATGCCGTGGCCGAGGCCCTGGCGGCGGCGGCGCAGCGCCGCATTGTCACTGTGGTGCCCAGGCCCGAGGCCGGACCGGATGGCCGCATCTTCCATATTCCGGCGGATGCCGATTATGCCGAGGCTGCGGTGCCTGAGAAGCGTTTCCGCCGCGCACCGCCGTAAAATAGGGCAGTCTCCCGTTGCGCGATCCGGTAGCCCGTGCCATGCAGATACTGGGCCTCTGAGCCATAAAACGGAGGGTGGGGATGGGAAAGCTCACGGCGACCGGGATTCTGCCGCGCGATGAAAACGCCTTGCTGGTTGGCCGTGTCTGGTCGGCACGGGCGAAGGGGCCATGCCTGGTGCTGGTGGAGCGCAGTGGCCTTGGCCTGCGGGATATTACGCCGCTGGGGCCAACTATGGCGCAGTTGCTCGAGCGAGACGACTTGCCGGCGCGCCTGCGGGAGCCGGCGCGTTTCGAGGCACTAGGGCCAATCGATGATTTCCTGCGCCAGGCCCCGGAAGCTGGTGGCAATACGCTGTTGGCGCCCTGCGATCTGCAGGCGGTGAAGGCGGCTGGTGTCACCTTCGTCGACAGCATGCTGGAGCGGGTGATTGAGGAAAAGGCTGGCGGCGATGCTTCGCGGGCGCAGGAGGTGCGGGCGCGGCTGGCGCCGGTGCTGGGCAGCAACCTGCGCGGCCTGCAACCGGGCTCGGAGAAGGCACGGCAGGTCAAGTCCGTGCTGCAGGATATGGGGATGTGGTCGCAGTATCTGGAGGTCGGCATCGGCCCGGATGCGGAGATTTTCACCAAGACGCAGCCGATGGCCTCTGTCGGCGTTGGCGCCGAAATCGGTATTCATCCGAATTCCCACTGGAACAACCCTGAGCCGGAGCTGGTGCTTGCCGTACGCTCGGATGGCCGTATCGTCGGTGCCACGCTTGGCAATGATGTGAATCTGCGCGATGTCGAGGGGCGCTCGGCATTGCTACTTGGCAAGGCCAAGGACAACAACGCTTCCTGTTCGATCGGGCCGTTCATCCGGCTGCTGGACGAGCATTTCACCATCGACAGTCTGACCGAACTGGAAATCAGCCTGGAAGTGAAGGGCCAGGATGGCTTTGTGCTGCAGGGCAGCAGCTCGATGGGCATGATCAGCCGCAAGCCGGAAGAACTGGCACGTCAGGCGCTGAACCGTAATCACCAGTATCCCGATGGCATGATGCTGTTCCTCGGCACCATGTTTGCCCCGGTGAAGGATCGTTTCGAACCCGGCCAGGGCTTCACCCATGCGGTGGGAGACATGGTGACGATTGCGACACCGGCACTGGGCGCATTGATCAACCGCGTCAATCACACCGACCAGATCGCGCCCTGGACTTTCGGCAGTACGGCTTTGCTGCGCAATCTGGCAGAGCGCGGACTGCTCGGTGGCAACGGCTGAAGCAGCAGTCTGTTCTAGTTCGCGGGTTTCGCCGTGCCAGAGAGTTCGTGATACTGGCGGGCGTAGAACATGCGATGCGCGGTCTGGGTTTGCGCGATGGCCTGGCGGCGGATCAGCTCTGGCAGTTGGGCATCTTTGAGCGGTTCAAGCTGGTAGGGGCCGGTGCGCATGCTGTAGGGGCGGACATCGCCCTGCGGCGTCAGGATCGCGGCATTGCTGCCATTGCCGAAGGCGACATCGAAATTATGCGCCATGGCGATGCGGCCGCTGCCATCCCTCGGCGCACGGCGCAGGTCTACGCCGAAGAAGGGGCTGTCATAGCTCAAGCCGAGCAAGCCGAGGATTGTCGGTCCGACATCCATGCTGGAGCCCAGCGCCGGATTGCGTTCGGCCTTGATGTATTTCGGCGCCAGGAAGATCAGCGGCACACGGAAGGCCTGTACCGGGATCTGCGCCGCGCCCCAGACTTTCGGCCCATGATCGCCGATCATCACGAACAGGGTATCGTCGAACCACGGCTTCTTTCTGGCGGCATCGATGAACTGCCCCAGGGCCCAGTCGGCATAGGCCGCGGCATGATCGCGGTCGCTCGGGCCGGGTTTGAACGGCACGCGGCCCTCGGGATAGAGGAAGGGGCGATGATTTGTCACGGTCAGGCAGGCAAAGAAGAATGGCCCCGGTTCAGCCGCCAACTGGTCGATCCGGGTCAGCGCCTCCTTGAACAAGTATTCATCGGCCACACCCCAGATGGTCTTGAAACCCTGGTCGGCGATATCGCTCTGGCCGAGCACAGGCGAGAAGCCGATGCTGCGCCAGAAATAGCCCATGTTGTCGAAGCTGGTGGGGCCGCCATAGAGGAAGCTGCTGCGGTAGCCGAACTGCTTCAGCAGGAAGGGCAATGAATTCATGCCTTCCGATCCGGCGCGGCGGGCCGTCGAGATGCCGGGAATCGGTGGGAAGGACGTGAAGATCGCTTCCAATGCGCGCACGGTGCGGTCGCCGGTGGCATAGATATTGGTGAACAGCAGGCCGTCCTCGGCGATGCGGTGCCAGTTCGGCGACATGGTGCGCCAGTAATCGCGCTGCTTCTCCTGGAATACATCCTCGAAATAGACCGAGCCGTAGGATTCTTCCAGAATCAGCACCACATTCAGTTTCTTCCCCGGCGCCGGGCCATTGTCGACATGACGGCGGATGCTGCGTTCACCCGGTGCGGCGAGGTTGGTGGTGTTGTCCTGTGCCACCATGGCACGCAGCAGCGGCAGCGCTTCGGCCTCATCGATGCCGGCATAAATGCCGTCGTATTTGCTATCGTTGGTAACGAAGGCGCGCAGGATGCTGTGCATGCCGTTCACAGCCAGTTCATTGATGGTGCGGCTTGTTGAGGGCTCACGCGGCCCGGCATAGATGATCAGGGCGGTGATCAAACCACTGCCGATGGTCAGCAGCAGCGCACGCTTCTGTTCGCCCAACTGCATTGTTGCAGCGAGGGCCCGGTTCAACGGCCGGAAGAGTAAAAAGCCATAGATCGCCAGCACGACAGCCCCGATAGGCGGCAGATAGAGCCGCAGGTCGAAGCTTTCGCGGATATTGCCCAGCACTTCCTTGGGGAAAATCAGGTAATAGACCGCGATACCATTGAAGCGGCTGTTGTATTCTTCCCAGAAGAACAGTTCTGCCACGGCACTGAACACCGCTAGGCCAAGCAGCAGCAGTAGCAGCAGATGCGCGGCAACCTTGCCAATACGCCAGCTCAGCGGCTTGCGCAGGAAATACAGGCCGAGCAGAAAAGGTAGACCAAGCAGTATGGCGGTGGCGGCATCGTCCACGGTGCCGAACAGCCAGGCGGCAACAAAGGGCAGAATGTCGTCCGGCGTGTCGCGTGCGATCCATATGGTGAGCACCAGGCGCACCGTGGCGGAAAGCAGCATGAAGACAATGAGGCAGCGCAGCCAGAAGGCTAGGCGGGTATAGGGTCGCGTGGCGTCGGCTGGACGATACATGCCAAGACTATTGCTCTGCCGGGCGATGCCTGAATATACCCGGGCGCCTAAAATGTTTTTAATGCTGCGTATGCGAATGAATTGTATGTATCCGGCAGATTGCTTGGTTTAAGCCGTATTGCAGCCTCCAGGGGGGTGAGGCCTTGTCATGCAGATTATTCGGACGCCAGCCGCCGCAATATCTCGGCGGTCGCCGTGTCGGCCGGGAAGAAGGATTCGATCGCCAGTTCAGCCAGCGTGATATCCACCGGGGTGCCAAACATCATTGTGGTGCTGAAAAAGCGCAGTATTCCGGCCTTGGTGGCGAATTCGAAGGGTACGGCTAGCTGTGCCGCGTCGCGCTCTGCCGGCATCCGCCGCATGGTGCCACCCGATGGCGCGGGATACGTGCTGAGTTCGCTATACAGCGCGCTCAGCGTATCGTCGGCGGATAGGTCGATCTGGCGCTTCAACCGCGCCAGCAGATGCGCCCGCCATTCGGCATAGTTGACGATACGGGTGGCAAGGCCCTGGGGGTGCAGGCTGAGGCGCAGCACATTGATCGGTGCGGTCAGCAGGCTGGGATCGGCGCCGGCCATCAGCGGCATCACCATGCGGTTCGCCGCCACCATCTGCCAATGCCGGTCGATGGCCAGGGCCGGATAGGGCTCATGTCCGGCCAGCACCTTGTCGATGGCCTCGCGGATCGGCGCCAGCGCCTGATCGGACAGCTCGCGCTCGGGAAAGACCGGGGCGTAACCGGCGGAAACCAACAGGGCGTTGCGGTCGCGCAAAGGCACCTCCAGCCGTTCGCAGAGATGCAGCAGCATGTCGCGGCTGGGCGCGGCACGGCCGGTCTCAAGGAAGCTGACATGCTTAGTGGAGATGTCGGCCTCAAGCGCGAGGTCGAGCTGGCTCAGGCGCCGGCGCTGGCGCCATTCGCGCAAACGCAGGCCTATCGGTGCGGCTTCGGTCATGGCGCAACGCTACAGCCAACGCGGCCCCGATCCAATTACCTGCAAGGTAATCGACCGCCGCCCAGGCCGGCGGCATCCTGCCCGCGTTCTTAAATCTTGAATCCCAGGAGACACATCATGAGCTTCCTTCGCCGCATCCTGTTCCTCGACGCCGCCACCTGCATCGCTACCGGCCTGCTGCTCACCCTTGGCGCCGGCCTGTTGGCTGGCTGGCTCGGCCTGCCGGAAATGCTGCTGCGCTATGCCGGCATCAGCCTGCTGCCTTTCGCGGCTTTCCTGCTCTATCTCGCGGCGAAGCCGCTTCCGCCGCGCGGCGGCGTGTGGCTGGTGATCGCGCTGAATGCGCTTTGGGTGCTCGACAGCATCCTCTTGCTCATCGCTGGCGGTGTGGCGCCGACCACGCTCGGCTATGCTTTTGTACTGGCGCAGGCGGCGGCCGTGCTGGTGCTGGCCGAACTGGAATGGCTTGGCCTGCGCCGCCAGCAGGCGCGGCTTGCCTGATCTTACTTCAGCATGAAGGCTTTCACCTCGCCGCTGGTGATCTGGTCGAAGCTGGTGGCTTCGACCAGATCCAGCGCGGGGCGCGGCCGGCCGGCCGGAAAGGCGATCAGGTTGACGTCGCTGCCCTGGATCGCCTGGGTCGAACGCTTGAAATTGCCGGCACGGAAACGCTGTGCCGCGAACCAGTAGGGCGTATAGTCATAGCCGCGCAAGGCGCTAGTGATGGCACCGAAAGTCTCGGCCTTGTTGGCTTCGCAGAAAATCATCGGCTGGTGCTGGCGGATCAGGGCGTCACCGCCCCGCAGCACCGGCACTTCCAGGCCTTCGACATCGATTTTGAGGAAATCCAGCCGTTGCAGACCGCGCAGAGCCGGCTCGGAATCCAGCGTGGTGAGCCGCACCGGCTCGCGCCAGGTGCCGGCTGCATAGGCGTTCTCGGTCGAGAAGCCCTTGTCGATGGAGAAGGAGCCGTAGTTGAACGGCTGCGAATAATCTGAAGTCTCGATTTCGATCTCGCCGGCCTCGCCGCCCACCGCGCAATGCAGCGGATGGGCATTGACGATGCCGTTGAGCGCAAGATTGGCGCAGAGCAAGGTGAAGATCGGTCGTTGCGGCTCGAAGCAATAGACCCGGCCCTTGGCGCAGAGCTTTGCCAGCGCCACCGCATGGGTGCCGATATTGGCGCCGACCTCGACAACAGTGGCTTCCGGTGTCAGCAGCAGGCGGAACAGGGCGACTTCGGCCTCGCTCCATTCGCCATACACTTTCATGTGGTCGCTGATGAAATCGCCCTGCAGCAGCAGGAATTTGCCCCAGAGGCAATCTTCCAGATAGGTCTGCATCAGGCTTCACTCCACGAGGAAGGGCAGGTTCGCTGTGGCGGCAGCACCGCGGCCATCGCGCAGCACCAAGAATAGCCGATAACGGCCCGGTTTCAGCCCCTGGATATTGATCCCGTCGAGACCGCCGCCGAGCAGCGCATGCGGAAAGCTGGGCGGTACGGTCTCCAGGTCGCCGGCAACGCGCAGGTCGGTGCTTTCCGCCAGGATGGTCCAGGTCGCCTGCAGCTTGTCGTGATCCGGATCCTCGGCCTTCAGCACCGCGCGGCCGATGGCACCGGCCGGCCAGTTGGCGGTATGGGTGAAACTGAATTCACGGATACGGGGCGCACGGTTGCCGCCAGGCGTGCGGCCATGCCACTGCGCCGCCAGGGCCTCCGCTGTTTCGGTCCATTCGCCGCCCGGCAGCAGCAGGCTGTGCCAGGTCGGCGTCACTTCCTGCTTGTTGCCCCAGAGGAAAACCAGATGTCCGCTGGTGGCCGGCGGCGAAAGCGGCGGCAGGTAGCGCCGCAGCAAGGCGGCCTTCTCGCCGCTGGTGGGTTCGATGAAAGCGCCCCAGGGAGTCTTGGCCGCCTGCCACTGGCCTATGGCGCCAAGTTCGGTGATCAGCAGCGGCCCGGTCCAGCCCTGCTGCCGCACCCGACCGGGCAGGCTCGGCAGGGAGTCGCCATAGGAGTTCACGCCCAGCACATCGATGCTTGGTGCTGCTGCCTTCAGCTTCGCCACCTTGTTGTTGCCGGCTTCGGCCAGCACCGCCAGCGTGGGGTGTTTGCGGTCAAGCTGCTTCACCAGTTTTGCGGCTTCCTCGATGCCGGGCCAGACCTGAGCGTCGTCGGCCAGCTCGGATTCCACCTCATTGCCCAGGCCCCACATCAGCAGGGCGGGGTGGTCGCGGTAGCGCTCGACAAAGCCTCTAAGCTGGTCCAACTGGCGGCGCACGAAAGCCGGGTCGCGGTAGGAAACGCCGCGGCGCGGATGTTCCAGCCAGAAGCCGAGGATCACCTTGAGGCCATGCTTCTGCGCTTCGTCCAGCACAGCGGCTTCTTCGGCGCCATAGGTGCGGATGGTGTTGGCGCCAAGCCCGGCCAGCACATC is a genomic window containing:
- a CDS encoding helix-turn-helix transcriptional regulator, with protein sequence MTEAAPIGLRLREWRQRRRLSQLDLALEADISTKHVSFLETGRAAPSRDMLLHLCERLEVPLRDRNALLVSAGYAPVFPERELSDQALAPIREAIDKVLAGHEPYPALAIDRHWQMVAANRMVMPLMAGADPSLLTAPINVLRLSLHPQGLATRIVNYAEWRAHLLARLKRQIDLSADDTLSALYSELSTYPAPSGGTMRRMPAERDAAQLAVPFEFATKAGILRFFSTTMMFGTPVDITLAELAIESFFPADTATAEILRRLASE
- a CDS encoding glycoside hydrolase family 2 TIM barrel-domain containing protein yields the protein MIRGLFLALLLCITPAAHAAEVAVRGHDILVDGKPFGLRGASGTVRLDVLAGLGANTIRTYGAEEAAVLDEAQKHGLKVILGFWLEHPRRGVSYRDPAFVRRQLDQLRGFVERYRDHPALLMWGLGNEVESELADDAQVWPGIEEAAKLVKQLDRKHPTLAVLAEAGNNKVAKLKAAAPSIDVLGVNSYGDSLPSLPGRVRQQGWTGPLLITELGAIGQWQAAKTPWGAFIEPTSGEKAALLRRYLPPLSPPATSGHLVFLWGNKQEVTPTWHSLLLPGGEWTETAEALAAQWHGRTPGGNRAPRIREFSFTHTANWPAGAIGRAVLKAEDPDHDKLQATWTILAESTDLRVAGDLETVPPSFPHALLGGGLDGINIQGLKPGRYRLFLVLRDGRGAAATANLPFLVE
- a CDS encoding FkbM family methyltransferase, which gives rise to MQTYLEDCLWGKFLLLQGDFISDHMKVYGEWSEAEVALFRLLLTPEATVVEVGANIGTHAVALAKLCAKGRVYCFEPQRPIFTLLCANLALNGIVNAHPLHCAVGGEAGEIEIETSDYSQPFNYGSFSIDKGFSTENAYAAGTWREPVRLTTLDSEPALRGLQRLDFLKIDVEGLEVPVLRGGDALIRQHQPMIFCEANKAETFGAITSALRGYDYTPYWFAAQRFRAGNFKRSTQAIQGSDVNLIAFPAGRPRPALDLVEATSFDQITSGEVKAFMLK